From a region of the Synechococcus sp. PCC 7502 genome:
- a CDS encoding MDR family MFS transporter, producing MANPSTPKNPDAVSIKTWIGVIATLIGGFMAILDIQITNASLNEIAGSLSATLDEASWISTSYLVAEIVVIPLTGWLSQVFSVRRYLLVNASLFLIFSVLCAFATNLPQMILYRTMQGFTVGVLIPISFTVILTTLPPVKQPVGQALFGMSAVLAPSLGPTLGGWLTDTFSWQYIFYLNVFPAIILLAGVWYGLAQKPLRLELLKQGDWLGIALMAFGLGSLEFFLEEGNRKDWFSSQEIQVAGMVAAIALPLFVITQFMRKQPLLNLRLLGRRNFGLSSIIAIALGLGLYGSIYILPLYLAQIQGYNALQIGQTLVWIGFPQLAIVPFLPKLMKRFDIRHIICVGLTLFGTSCLMNSSLTHDTGAEQFVFPLLVRALGQPLTIIPLASIATVGIEPQNIGSASAIFNAARNLGGSIGIAVLATLQSVREKFHSNHLVESVSLANLPTQERINDLTNLFISKGTEAITAHDQAIAQLDRLVRREANVMAYNDCFLFIGYSLLFSAVLVLFLRKVKPATGAVH from the coding sequence ATGGCTAATCCCTCTACACCCAAAAATCCTGATGCGGTTTCGATCAAAACTTGGATCGGCGTAATTGCCACGTTGATCGGGGGCTTTATGGCAATTTTAGATATTCAAATTACCAATGCTTCGTTGAATGAGATTGCAGGTTCCTTAAGTGCCACTCTCGATGAAGCCTCTTGGATTTCTACGAGCTATTTAGTGGCAGAAATTGTCGTGATCCCCCTAACTGGCTGGTTATCTCAGGTGTTTTCGGTGCGCCGCTACTTATTAGTTAATGCAAGTTTATTTCTGATTTTTTCCGTGTTATGTGCCTTTGCCACCAACTTACCCCAAATGATTCTCTATCGTACCATGCAGGGATTTACGGTAGGAGTATTGATTCCCATTAGTTTTACGGTAATTTTGACCACCCTACCCCCAGTTAAACAGCCCGTTGGTCAAGCTTTATTTGGCATGTCGGCAGTACTCGCACCTTCCTTAGGACCCACCTTAGGTGGTTGGCTTACGGATACCTTTAGCTGGCAATATATTTTCTATCTGAATGTGTTTCCAGCCATAATCTTGTTGGCGGGAGTTTGGTATGGATTGGCACAAAAGCCCTTACGCTTGGAGTTATTAAAGCAGGGAGACTGGTTAGGGATAGCTTTGATGGCTTTCGGATTAGGTTCCCTAGAATTTTTTTTGGAAGAGGGAAATCGTAAGGACTGGTTCAGTTCTCAGGAAATTCAAGTGGCGGGAATGGTGGCAGCGATCGCTCTACCCTTATTTGTAATTACTCAGTTTATGCGGAAACAACCTTTACTCAATTTACGATTACTAGGGAGACGGAATTTCGGGTTATCTTCCATTATTGCGATCGCCCTTGGTTTGGGTTTATACGGCTCAATTTATATACTCCCACTGTACCTCGCCCAGATTCAAGGTTACAATGCTCTGCAAATTGGTCAAACACTGGTCTGGATTGGTTTTCCCCAATTGGCGATCGTGCCATTTCTCCCTAAATTAATGAAGCGATTTGATATTAGGCATATCATTTGTGTTGGGCTAACCCTATTTGGTACCAGTTGTTTGATGAATTCCAGCCTTACCCACGATACTGGCGCAGAACAATTCGTTTTTCCCCTCTTAGTGCGGGCGTTAGGACAGCCTTTAACTATTATTCCCCTTGCGAGCATAGCTACCGTGGGCATTGAACCTCAAAATATTGGCTCAGCTTCAGCTATTTTTAATGCTGCTCGTAATCTGGGTGGTTCGATCGGGATTGCGGTTTTGGCTACCTTGCAATCGGTTCGCGAAAAGTTCCATTCCAATCATTTGGTGGAATCGGTTTCCCTTGCTAATCTTCCGACTCAGGAGCGAATTAATGACCTTACTAATCTATTTATCTCCAAGGGTACTGAAGCAATAACTGCCCATGATCAAGCGATCGCCCAGTTAGATCGACTGGTACGCCGAGAAGCAAATGTAATGGCATACAATGATTGCTTTCTATTTATTGGTTACTCACTTCTATTTAGTGCGGTTCTGGTGTTGTTTTTGAGAAAAGTCAAACCTGCCACTGGGGCAGTTCATTAG
- the era gene encoding GTPase Era — protein sequence MLIPNAPEGFKSGFVALVGRPNVGKSTLLNALVGQKIAITSPTPQTTRNRLQGILTLDQAQIILVDTPGIHKPHHLLGETIVHNAIGAISAVDLVVWVVDSTVALGSGDRFVAEIIAKAKVPAIVGLNKIDGAPSEAILQTYRDFAQGQPWEPLSFSALNDIGLEQLKTALSDRLPLGPYYYPPELVTDQPERFIMAELIREQILLLTREEIPHSVAVTIDKVDEQVKITTVMATIHVERDSQKGILIGKKGAMIKEIGSQARLQMQKLILGSVHLEMFVKVQPKWRSQPSQLQDLGYRKEK from the coding sequence ATGCTTATCCCAAATGCACCTGAGGGTTTTAAATCGGGTTTTGTGGCTTTAGTTGGCAGACCAAATGTGGGAAAATCCACCTTACTTAATGCCCTAGTCGGACAGAAGATTGCCATTACTTCACCCACACCCCAAACTACCCGCAATCGGTTACAGGGAATTTTAACCCTAGATCAAGCGCAGATCATTTTAGTGGATACTCCGGGTATTCATAAACCCCATCACCTTTTGGGAGAAACCATTGTCCATAATGCGATCGGGGCAATTTCGGCGGTGGATTTAGTGGTATGGGTAGTAGATAGTACGGTGGCATTGGGATCGGGAGATCGGTTTGTGGCGGAGATTATTGCTAAGGCAAAGGTACCAGCCATAGTGGGTTTAAATAAAATTGATGGCGCACCCTCCGAGGCAATTTTACAAACCTATAGAGATTTTGCTCAAGGGCAGCCATGGGAACCATTAAGTTTTTCCGCCCTCAATGATATTGGCTTGGAACAGCTAAAAACCGCATTGAGCGATCGCTTACCCCTTGGTCCTTACTATTATCCACCAGAGCTAGTTACGGATCAGCCTGAACGTTTTATTATGGCAGAGCTAATTAGGGAACAGATTTTATTATTAACCCGAGAAGAAATTCCCCATTCCGTAGCTGTAACCATTGATAAGGTTGATGAGCAAGTCAAAATTACAACAGTGATGGCAACTATTCATGTGGAGAGAGATTCCCAAAAGGGCATTTTAATCGGCAAAAAAGGAGCAATGATCAAAGAAATTGGCAGCCAAGCCCGACTGCAAATGCAAAAGCTGATCCTTGGTTCTGTTCATTTAGAGATGTTTGTTAAAGTTCAACCTAAGTGGCGATCGCAGCCCAGTCAATTGCAGGATTTAGGTTATCGCAAAGAGAAATAA
- a CDS encoding HlyD family secretion protein codes for MSNINHNNHGLVSSESPSLALTEAPSKPSKEAVHKSHRPLLLWGALGLGGLILSGLGYHWWSYASSHQETDNAYVIGHIQPVSSRIAGTVVKVLVEDNQEVPAGIPLVQLDRQDYEIALQQAQATLKNVQRQADVAKSNIQVAATNALGKNTEATGTIQSAKAEIATATATLTEAKAFLTAGQANLAQVQANLIKAKLDYQRYSQLRQSGAIAQQQLDAAQASYNSLVAQRQSAEAQIQEAQAKVLEARTNLDNAQAKFQSSQGIQQEAESNNQQIETSRQQYQAALAAIAKAEIDVKNAQLQLSYTQIISPNRGRIGNKTVEVGQRVSVSQPLLAIVEEKPWIVANFKETQLEKMRSGQEVEIKIDAFPSHVFKGKVDSFAPASGARFSLLPPDNATGNFTKIVQRVPVKITFEPESIKDYDQRITPGMSASVSVITE; via the coding sequence ATGTCAAATATAAATCACAATAATCACGGATTAGTTAGTTCTGAGTCGCCAAGTTTAGCCTTAACAGAAGCACCTAGTAAACCTAGTAAAGAGGCTGTGCATAAATCCCATCGTCCATTACTTCTATGGGGAGCCTTAGGACTAGGAGGATTGATCTTGAGTGGTTTAGGCTATCACTGGTGGAGCTATGCCTCTAGTCACCAAGAAACCGATAATGCCTATGTGATTGGGCACATTCAGCCAGTCAGTTCGCGTATTGCTGGGACAGTTGTCAAAGTCCTAGTCGAAGATAATCAGGAAGTTCCCGCAGGCATACCTCTGGTGCAATTGGATCGTCAAGATTATGAAATTGCCCTGCAACAGGCACAAGCTACGCTGAAAAATGTTCAACGTCAGGCTGATGTGGCTAAGTCCAATATTCAAGTTGCGGCTACTAATGCCCTTGGTAAAAATACAGAAGCAACAGGCACGATTCAATCAGCAAAAGCAGAGATTGCCACAGCCACAGCTACTTTGACCGAAGCAAAAGCATTTCTAACTGCTGGGCAGGCAAACTTGGCACAGGTACAGGCAAATTTAATTAAGGCAAAACTGGACTATCAACGTTATTCCCAACTTAGACAAAGTGGAGCGATCGCTCAGCAACAGTTAGATGCTGCCCAAGCTAGTTATAATTCCCTCGTTGCCCAAAGGCAATCCGCCGAAGCACAAATCCAAGAGGCTCAAGCCAAAGTACTCGAAGCTAGGACAAATTTAGATAATGCCCAAGCCAAGTTCCAATCTAGTCAAGGCATTCAACAGGAGGCAGAGTCAAATAACCAGCAAATAGAAACAAGTCGTCAACAATATCAGGCAGCTTTAGCAGCGATCGCCAAGGCAGAAATAGATGTTAAAAATGCCCAACTGCAACTTTCCTATACGCAAATTATTTCACCGAATCGGGGCAGGATTGGCAATAAAACCGTAGAAGTAGGACAGAGAGTTAGTGTTAGTCAGCCTTTGTTGGCAATTGTCGAAGAAAAGCCTTGGATCGTAGCGAATTTTAAGGAAACTCAGTTAGAAAAAATGAGATCGGGGCAGGAAGTAGAAATTAAAATTGATGCTTTTCCGAGCCATGTATTTAAGGGTAAGGTTGATAGTTTTGCTCCCGCCTCTGGTGCCAGATTTTCCCTATTACCGCCTGATAATGCCACGGGCAACTTTACAAAAATTGTGCAACGTGTTCCCGTCAAGATCACTTTTGAGCCAGAGAGTATCAAGGACTATGATCAGCGTATTACTCCCGGCATGTCGGCATCGGTATCTGTGATTACGGAGTAG
- a CDS encoding YtxH domain-containing protein, translated as MINIVTGSSFLSTLIPKFKSNLTDLKTSSFTIILSGALVLVLQFTSLNSEAIAAPFSKQIDGVKVDMAIDKAAGTIKEISRDVRDGRTDKVIDKVADTTKGISKEIGDRTKKLAKNVQDGTKENISKVENTIKNTKNDIGDGVNKAKEIASDRTDEVADNTKDLSEKSGNKIEEIADSVKGFLGQ; from the coding sequence ATGATCAATATCGTAACTGGTAGTAGTTTTTTAAGTACTTTAATTCCTAAATTTAAGAGTAATCTGACGGATTTAAAAACTAGCTCCTTTACTATCATTCTCAGTGGAGCTTTAGTTTTAGTATTACAATTCACGTCTCTAAATTCTGAAGCGATCGCTGCTCCTTTTTCTAAACAAATTGACGGCGTCAAAGTAGATATGGCAATTGATAAAGCTGCTGGAACTATTAAGGAAATTAGTCGTGATGTTCGAGATGGTAGAACAGATAAGGTAATTGATAAAGTTGCAGATACAACCAAAGGAATTTCTAAAGAAATAGGAGATCGTACTAAAAAATTAGCCAAGAATGTTCAAGATGGCACCAAAGAAAATATTAGCAAAGTCGAGAATACAATTAAAAATACCAAAAATGATATTGGAGATGGGGTAAATAAAGCTAAAGAAATAGCTAGCGATCGTACGGATGAAGTTGCAGATAATACTAAAGATTTATCCGAAAAATCTGGTAACAAAATTGAAGAAATAGCTGATTCTGTCAAAGGTTTTCTAGGGCAGTAA
- a CDS encoding ferritin-like domain-containing protein, with product MTVAHPRRFRNQLTAQAVLDQVVRTREIHMITLNRYRYSEQRSCKDLTELIESLNGQPRDLIKELSHHVSDEARHACWLTDLLYDLGEEIGTPPGSSYINEFERLIKNNAVLDPEDAVIEALAAINVTEKRGCEYFSAHIKALKNADQTDENIKIRETIAKIMPEEVGHVRWGNRKLAEIAHKSPEHKVKVDAAKRKYMAIEQAAFESGMDVMAGAELRRLENLIKVVDTLPVWQRPQYLMEHLPETLLAPSLQKTRIDMIQKAWQRDPINFVQKFIPMFFNADLNLKK from the coding sequence ATGACCGTTGCTCATCCCCGCAGATTTAGAAATCAACTCACGGCTCAGGCAGTTCTTGATCAGGTTGTGAGAACCCGTGAAATTCATATGATTACTCTTAATCGTTACCGCTATAGCGAACAGCGCAGCTGTAAAGACCTAACTGAGTTAATTGAAAGCTTAAATGGTCAGCCCCGTGACCTAATTAAAGAGCTTTCCCACCATGTATCTGACGAAGCTCGCCATGCTTGTTGGCTGACAGATTTGTTGTACGACTTGGGGGAAGAAATAGGTACTCCGCCCGGCTCATCCTATATTAATGAGTTTGAGCGGTTGATTAAAAATAATGCGGTGCTTGATCCAGAGGATGCCGTAATTGAGGCATTGGCAGCAATTAATGTCACTGAAAAGCGAGGCTGTGAGTATTTTTCTGCCCATATTAAGGCACTCAAAAATGCTGATCAAACCGATGAAAATATTAAAATTCGTGAAACAATTGCCAAGATTATGCCTGAAGAAGTGGGGCATGTACGGTGGGGGAATCGTAAATTAGCTGAAATTGCCCATAAAAGCCCAGAGCATAAGGTTAAAGTTGATGCAGCTAAACGTAAATATATGGCGATCGAACAGGCAGCTTTTGAATCAGGAATGGATGTCATGGCGGGAGCAGAGTTACGCCGACTAGAAAATCTGATTAAGGTTGTGGATACATTACCAGTGTGGCAACGTCCTCAATACCTAATGGAGCATTTACCCGAAACATTACTAGCACCGAGCTTGCAAAAAACTAGAATTGACATGATCCAGAAAGCATGGCAACGTGATCCAATTAACTTTGTCCAAAAGTTTATTCCTATGTTTTTTAATGCTGACTTAAATTTAAAAAAATAA
- a CDS encoding general stress protein, whose amino-acid sequence MVGQHKRAVGTFPTFQQTEAALLQLKNSGFPMDHVSVIGNDVNQNSNLAGAKQGNNLKDVDNRADEGATKGALSGATAGGLAGLLVGLGLIAIPGVGPVIMAGAAATALATTLTGGAIGTVAGGLLGGLVGLGIPKDRAKIFSDRVDQGDYLVMIDEGTDEGITQVESIFRQHGIHEWSIYNSTGKTDSSIGN is encoded by the coding sequence ATGGTTGGTCAACACAAACGTGCTGTAGGTACATTTCCCACTTTTCAACAAACTGAAGCAGCACTACTACAATTAAAGAATAGTGGGTTTCCAATGGATCATGTTTCTGTTATTGGCAATGATGTTAACCAGAATTCCAATTTAGCGGGAGCCAAACAGGGTAATAATCTTAAAGATGTGGATAACAGAGCGGATGAAGGTGCTACTAAAGGGGCACTCTCTGGAGCTACGGCTGGTGGGTTGGCTGGATTACTGGTGGGTTTAGGACTTATCGCTATTCCTGGTGTAGGTCCAGTGATAATGGCAGGTGCTGCCGCTACGGCACTTGCTACTACTTTAACTGGTGGAGCTATTGGTACAGTTGCAGGAGGTCTTTTAGGAGGATTAGTTGGTTTAGGTATTCCTAAAGATCGTGCCAAAATATTTAGCGATCGCGTGGATCAAGGTGATTATTTGGTCATGATTGATGAAGGTACAGATGAAGGAATTACGCAAGTTGAGTCGATCTTTAGACAACACGGCATCCATGAATGGAGTATTTATAATTCCACTGGTAAAACAGATTCTTCAATAGGTAACTAA
- a CDS encoding GlsB/YeaQ/YmgE family stress response membrane protein: MSFIWFILIGLVAGALAGRVVQGSGFGIFGDIVVGIIGALLGGWLFSLFGIATGSGLIGSLIVATIGAIILLYGVRLVKGTS, encoded by the coding sequence ATGTCATTTATTTGGTTTATTTTGATTGGATTAGTTGCAGGTGCTCTCGCTGGTCGTGTAGTACAAGGTAGCGGGTTCGGAATATTTGGCGATATCGTTGTCGGTATTATTGGTGCCTTACTTGGCGGCTGGTTATTCAGTCTTTTCGGCATCGCTACTGGTAGTGGCTTGATTGGCAGTTTGATTGTTGCCACTATTGGTGCAATTATCCTACTGTATGGAGTTCGTTTAGTTAAAGGAACTTCGTAA
- the ald gene encoding alanine dehydrogenase, whose protein sequence is MRIGVPKEIKDQEYRVGLTPAAVSSLVGRSHQVKIQIGAGIGSGFSDADYVAAGAELVSTAAEIYAQDMVVKVKEPLAVEYDLLHPNLILFTYLHLAADRLLTAALIKSGATCIAYETVQTDNGQLPLLTPMSIIAGRLAVQFGAHFLTRQQGGRGVLLGGIPGVRSGRVVILGGGIVGTEAARIAVGMGARVQILDINVNRLSELELIFGSRAELLISNSSNITETVRDADLVIGAVLIAGRKAPTLVSKSLVAEMRSHSVIVDVAVDQGGCIETMHTTSHTNPVYESEGVLHYGVPNIPGAVPWTSTQALANVTLPYVLAIADHGLQALALDPVLAGGLNVKNGKIIHPAVSATFPDLG, encoded by the coding sequence ATGAGAATTGGTGTTCCCAAGGAAATTAAAGATCAAGAGTATAGAGTGGGTTTAACTCCTGCGGCGGTATCTAGTTTAGTGGGGCGATCGCATCAAGTTAAAATCCAAATTGGGGCAGGCATTGGCTCAGGCTTTAGTGATGCTGACTATGTAGCGGCGGGAGCAGAATTAGTAAGTACTGCTGCTGAAATTTATGCCCAAGACATGGTAGTCAAAGTTAAGGAGCCTTTAGCGGTTGAGTATGATCTTCTTCATCCTAATTTAATTTTATTTACCTACTTACATCTGGCTGCCGATCGCCTTTTAACCGCAGCTTTAATCAAATCTGGGGCTACTTGTATTGCCTACGAAACTGTGCAGACCGACAATGGTCAACTACCTTTGCTTACGCCCATGAGCATTATTGCGGGCAGGTTAGCTGTGCAATTTGGCGCGCATTTTTTGACTCGGCAACAGGGCGGACGGGGAGTTCTTCTCGGTGGGATTCCGGGAGTGAGATCGGGACGAGTTGTAATTTTAGGTGGTGGCATTGTCGGCACAGAGGCAGCCCGAATTGCGGTGGGGATGGGCGCAAGGGTGCAAATTTTAGATATTAATGTTAATCGCTTAAGTGAATTAGAGCTAATTTTTGGCTCACGGGCGGAATTATTAATTAGCAATTCTAGTAATATTACCGAAACCGTTAGAGATGCAGACTTAGTAATTGGAGCAGTTTTAATTGCGGGGAGAAAGGCTCCCACTTTGGTATCTAAATCCTTAGTTGCAGAAATGCGATCGCACTCCGTCATTGTGGATGTGGCGGTGGATCAGGGCGGCTGTATTGAAACTATGCACACTACTTCGCATACTAATCCTGTCTATGAGTCTGAAGGGGTGCTTCATTATGGTGTTCCTAATATTCCGGGAGCAGTGCCGTGGACATCGACTCAAGCTTTGGCTAATGTAACTCTGCCTTACGTTTTAGCGATCGCCGATCACGGATTACAAGCATTAGCACTCGATCCAGTTTTAGCTGGGGGTTTGAATGTTAAAAATGGCAAAATTATTCATCCTGCGGTTAGTGCCACATTTCCTGATTTAGGTTAA
- a CDS encoding MarR family winged helix-turn-helix transcriptional regulator, protein MTETISNIDLLHLLQELRQLNTAKLLLNAYRRINEFGTLELRHYGHNEIAIAHAIVLPHIDLEGTRLCVLAERAGVTKQSMTQLIQELHQHNYISRQCDPTDKRAQMITITSKGWQLLQDLDQIKQKMEGEVNRVLGTEDAKTLRTYLLSLIDKNTGFGRSLDRG, encoded by the coding sequence ATGACGGAAACAATCTCTAATATTGATCTTCTTCATCTTCTCCAAGAACTCAGGCAACTGAATACAGCTAAGCTTTTGCTCAATGCCTACCGTCGCATTAATGAGTTTGGTACTTTGGAATTAAGACATTATGGACATAATGAAATTGCGATCGCCCATGCAATTGTCCTACCCCATATTGATCTTGAGGGGACTAGGTTATGTGTTTTAGCGGAACGGGCTGGTGTAACGAAACAATCAATGACCCAACTAATCCAAGAACTGCATCAGCATAATTACATTTCTCGGCAATGTGACCCCACAGATAAAAGAGCGCAAATGATTACAATTACATCAAAGGGATGGCAGTTATTACAAGACCTCGACCAAATCAAGCAAAAGATGGAAGGAGAGGTAAATAGAGTGTTGGGAACTGAAGATGCTAAGACTTTAAGAACCTATTTATTAAGCCTTATTGATAAAAATACTGGATTTGGGCGATCTCTTGATCGTGGTTGA
- a CDS encoding chromophore lyase CpcT/CpeT, with the protein MGNQLLTLAQYMAGEFSNREQAIAEPVWYVNLRLWQIPLPQSLLDGIAFFAEQANIINLDQPYRQRIINLRETDGNIQADYYALIEPSAWRGAATRPEQLQQLSINDLIPLPDCTLKVKYEQETFKAELPINAKCCFTYQGETRQVSLGFAASKSEFLSYDKGIDMNTGAGIWGAITGAYRFTKLRDLSSEL; encoded by the coding sequence ATGGGAAATCAGCTTTTAACCTTGGCACAATATATGGCGGGGGAATTTAGTAACCGTGAGCAGGCGATCGCAGAACCTGTGTGGTATGTAAATTTAAGGCTATGGCAAATACCGTTACCCCAATCACTCTTAGATGGAATTGCCTTTTTTGCCGAACAGGCTAATATCATTAATCTCGATCAGCCCTACCGCCAAAGAATTATTAATTTACGAGAGACAGATGGGAATATTCAGGCTGATTATTATGCTTTGATCGAACCAAGTGCCTGGAGAGGTGCCGCTACTAGACCAGAGCAACTTCAGCAGTTAAGTATTAATGACTTGATACCTTTGCCCGATTGCACCCTCAAGGTTAAATATGAGCAGGAAACCTTTAAAGCTGAATTACCCATCAATGCTAAATGTTGTTTTACTTATCAAGGCGAGACTAGACAGGTTAGCTTGGGTTTTGCTGCTTCCAAGTCAGAATTTCTCAGTTATGACAAGGGCATAGATATGAATACGGGAGCAGGAATTTGGGGAGCGATCACTGGTGCCTATAGGTTTACGAAGTTAAGGGATTTGAGCAGTGAATTATAA
- a CDS encoding pentapeptide repeat-containing protein: MANEEQLDLIKQGIHIWNNWRSEVFRSKIDLSYADLSAATLSSINLSLANLRSINLSRANLSKANLSGAILGKANLTEASLINANLSMANFIMADLSGAYLSESNLSRANLGNAVAIAANFIMANLSGTYFSESDFSRANLSSANLTEAILVKTNLTGSYLSKANFTSANLSMTDLSEADLSSANMHLADLSMANLSSANLIGAILTDVDLRQANLTGAYLNTANLTGADLATSTLVGANFYQANLREANLDRANAQNANLSEAYLSNANLTGTILEGANLSSAYISNANLVGAVLKGADLTGAILIGANLTKANFSGAKLDGADFTSAIMPNGKPFVPK, from the coding sequence ATGGCAAATGAAGAACAACTAGACCTTATTAAACAGGGTATTCATATCTGGAATAACTGGCGGTCAGAGGTTTTTCGCAGCAAAATTGACTTATCCTATGCTGATTTGAGTGCTGCTACTTTAAGTTCAATTAATTTGAGTTTGGCGAATCTGCGATCGATTAATTTAAGCAGAGCGAATTTAAGTAAAGCGAATCTCAGTGGGGCGATTTTAGGTAAGGCGAACCTGACCGAAGCAAGTCTAATCAATGCCAACTTAAGCATGGCTAATTTTATTATGGCTGATTTGAGTGGTGCTTATTTGAGTGAGTCCAACCTAAGCCGAGCAAATTTGGGTAATGCGGTGGCGATCGCAGCGAATTTCATTATGGCGAATCTATCGGGGACATACTTTAGTGAATCTGACTTTAGTAGAGCTAACTTGAGCAGTGCTAATCTAACTGAGGCAATTTTGGTAAAAACTAATCTTACTGGTTCCTATTTGAGTAAGGCGAATTTTACCTCTGCCAACCTGAGTATGACTGACCTGAGTGAAGCCGATTTGAGTAGTGCAAATATGCACCTAGCGGACTTGAGTATGGCGAATTTGAGCAGTGCCAACTTAATTGGAGCTATCCTTACAGATGTTGATTTAAGACAAGCAAACCTAACTGGAGCATACTTAAATACGGCTAACCTAACTGGAGCGGATTTGGCTACATCCACCCTTGTAGGTGCAAACTTTTATCAAGCCAATTTACGGGAAGCGAATTTGGATCGGGCTAATGCTCAAAATGCCAACTTAAGTGAGGCATACCTTAGTAATGCTAATCTTACGGGAACAATTTTAGAGGGTGCTAACCTCAGCTCTGCCTATATTAGTAATGCCAATTTAGTGGGAGCGGTTTTGAAGGGAGCAGATTTAACAGGGGCTATTTTAATTGGTGCTAACCTAACTAAAGCTAACTTTAGCGGTGCTAAGCTGGATGGAGCTGATTTTACGAGTGCGATCATGCCCAACGGTAAACCCTTTGTTCCCAAGTAG
- a CDS encoding DUF58 domain-containing protein: MIPTQRLYLLLIAGIAIAAGVAGIFDPEVRLIESLKIVLGFDFTVLAIAFLDARHVKSHRVEVSRQHLSRLSINRDNPVQILVTAAAKPQRNAIVTICDDYPQSFKVSDRLLTASISPNTTQTITYTVRPFSRGEFSWGDMQIRQLGAWGLAWHQWKVISPQKVSVYPDLLALRSLTIKLTLQSTGAMRNKKRFGLGTEFSELREYAIGDDPRLIDWKATARRQRPLIRVLEPEQEQTLIILLDRGRLMTQKVQNLNRFDYGLNATLCLALAGLHRGDRVGIGVFDRQMHTWIPPERGQNQLSKLIERLTPIQPEIIESDYVNAVTTVVNQQSRRALVVVITDIIDGTASSELLSALGKLRSRYLPFCIALRDPQVDVIANAPSSDLQSAYTRSVALDLIGQRQVAFASLQQKGVLVLDAPANQISDLLVDRYLTLKARNQI; encoded by the coding sequence ATGATTCCCACCCAAAGGCTGTATTTATTACTAATTGCAGGCATAGCGATCGCCGCAGGGGTGGCAGGTATTTTTGATCCAGAGGTTAGGTTAATAGAATCCCTTAAAATTGTCTTGGGCTTTGACTTTACGGTTTTAGCGATCGCATTTTTAGATGCCCGCCATGTTAAATCCCATCGTGTAGAAGTCAGTAGGCAGCATCTCTCCCGACTATCGATCAATAGAGATAATCCTGTGCAAATTTTGGTAACAGCCGCAGCGAAGCCCCAAAGAAATGCCATTGTTACTATTTGTGATGACTACCCTCAAAGCTTTAAGGTTTCCGATCGCCTCCTTACCGCATCTATTAGCCCTAACACCACCCAAACGATTACTTATACAGTTCGCCCCTTCAGTCGCGGAGAATTTAGCTGGGGAGATATGCAAATTCGCCAATTGGGAGCATGGGGATTAGCTTGGCATCAGTGGAAGGTAATTTCTCCCCAAAAAGTGTCTGTTTATCCCGACTTACTGGCATTGCGATCGCTCACAATTAAACTAACTTTGCAATCCACGGGTGCAATGCGGAATAAAAAGCGATTTGGACTAGGTACAGAATTTTCGGAATTACGAGAATATGCCATAGGTGATGATCCGAGATTAATTGACTGGAAAGCCACTGCGCGCCGTCAACGTCCTTTGATTCGAGTCCTTGAACCTGAGCAAGAGCAAACTCTGATCATTCTTTTAGATCGGGGACGCTTAATGACCCAAAAAGTGCAGAACTTAAATCGGTTTGACTATGGCTTAAATGCAACTTTGTGCTTAGCTTTAGCGGGTTTACATCGAGGTGATCGCGTGGGAATTGGCGTATTTGATCGACAAATGCACACTTGGATTCCCCCCGAACGAGGACAAAATCAACTATCTAAACTGATCGAAAGGCTTACTCCCATTCAGCCAGAAATTATTGAATCAGATTATGTCAATGCTGTTACTACCGTGGTTAATCAACAGAGTCGTCGAGCATTAGTGGTGGTGATTACGGATATTATTGATGGCACAGCCTCTAGTGAGCTTTTATCTGCCTTAGGAAAACTGCGATCACGATATTTACCCTTTTGTATTGCCCTGCGTGATCCTCAGGTTGATGTCATTGCTAATGCTCCTAGTTCTGATCTCCAATCCGCCTATACGCGCTCGGTTGCCCTGGATTTAATTGGTCAACGTCAGGTTGCCTTTGCATCACTACAACAAAAAGGAGTTTTGGTTTTAGATGCCCCTGCCAATCAAATTAGCGATCTTTTGGTTGATCGGTACCTCACCTTAAAGGCTCGCAATCAAATATAA